Proteins found in one Sorghum bicolor cultivar BTx623 chromosome 1, Sorghum_bicolor_NCBIv3, whole genome shotgun sequence genomic segment:
- the LOC8065795 gene encoding transcription factor MYB4, with protein MRMIKKGKWSKEEDDLIINHIQRHGSIVWLCAGLRRCGRSCRSRWLNYLRPGLKHGNFTLAEERIICEMYSKRGSCWSVIAAQLPGRTDLAIKNYWNSTLKKKYLLPAARTAATWGRGSRRTCPSGSTSSDAAGVPARGLQLVVYSNEESSTAGSSSPSPSPVKPVLAGPTPAPVAAAGQEPIAAVPNSGPVVRIEQKPALASRLPLEKPLPREAGDQIGERLMDLVCAPASPIPLNFMEPELLACIDGFDDTDSFLPWFDHH; from the exons ATGAGGATGATCAAGAAGGGCAAGTGGTCAAAGGAGGAGGATGACTTGATCATCAACCACATTCAGAGGCACGGCAGCATCG TGTGGCTCTGTGCAGGGCTGAGGCGGTGCGGGCGGAGCTGCCGTTCCCGGTGGCTGAACTACCTCCGCCCGGGGCTGAAGCACGGCAATTTCACGCTGGCCGAGGAGAGGATCATCTGCGAGATGTACAGCAAGAGGGGAAGCTG CTGGTCTGTCATTGCCGCTCAGCTCCCCGGGAGGACCGACCTCGCCATCAAGAACTACTGGAACAGCACGCTCAAGAAGAAGTACCTGCTCCCAGCGGCGAGGACCGCCGCAACCTGGGGCCGAGGCAGCCGCCGGACCTGCCCGTCAGGCAGCACGTCGTCCGACGCCGCCGGGGTTCCAGCGCGGGGCCTGCAGCTAGTTGTCTACAGCAACGAGGAGAGCTCCACGGCCGGGTCCTCCAGCCCCAGCCCCAGCCCCGTCAAGCCCGTCCTGGCCGGCCCGACGCCGGCTccggtcgccgccgccggccaagAACCGATCGCGGCGGTCCCAAATAGTGGACCGGTGGTGCGGATCGAGCAGAAGCCGGCCTTGGCGAGCCGACTGCCTCTGGAGAAGCCGCTGCCCCGAGAGGCCGGTGATCAGATTGGAGAGAGGCTCATGGACCTCGTCTGCGCTCCCGCGTCTCCGATCCCTCTGAACTTCATGGAACCGGAGCTGCTGGCTTGCATCGACGGGTTCGATGACACGGATAGCTTCTTGCCGTGGTTTGATCATCACTGA
- the LOC8067092 gene encoding protein NEOXANTHIN-DEFICIENT 1 isoform X2: protein MAADKDKDKEKACAGYQHGPPWVFKGSALYQLHLVKASTARAFVPRDLRLVEAFGYTLGGMFLARYHDSPAGEFDELVVIAGIVWNPPTSCAWAARVLVNSIEACRHGRKEVGLPSHVATFSKNEAASLVDKPLVKPNSFLNMLGIGSTISKQGSGCEIEISETKGSSSRHLCNISLPLNGSHKNHKWMGPAIRMSLPSFSGRTEDHPDLLKYSCQVECRVRPVKPARIWSPRTAEPQEKSDGKINSSGSNVVADLDAQSQSISVLLSRPIFALEFSSLRMHVDAPKIVVPHCKKKKVGYSST, encoded by the exons ATGGCGGCAGACAAGGACAAGGACAAGGAGAAGGCCTGCGCGGGGTACCAGCACGGGCCGCCATGGGTGTTCAAGGGCAG CGCACTGTACCAGCTGCATTTGGTGAAGGCGTCGACGGCGCGCGCCTTCGTGCCCCGGGACCTCCGCCTGGTGGAGGCCTTCGGCTACACGCTCGGCGGCATGTTCCTGGCGCGCTACCACGACAGCCCCGCCGGCGAGTTCGACGAG CTCGTGGTGATCGCCGGCATTGTGTGGAACCCGCCGACCTCCTGCGC GTGGGCTGCCAGGGTGCTGGTGAACAGCATCGAAGCCTGCCGGCACGGCCGCAAG GAGGTAGGACTACCAAGCCATGTTGCTACATTCTCAAAG AATGAAGCTGCTTCACTCGTGGATAAACCGTTGGTCAAACCAAACAGCTTCCTTAACATGCTAGGGATCGGGTCGACAATCTCCAAGCAAGGGAGTGGCTGTGAGATTGAGATTTCAGAGACCAAAGGCTCATCTAGTAGGCATTTGTGCAACATCAGCCTGCCACTTAACG GATCACATAAGAACCACAAGTGGATGGGCCCAGCAATCAGAATGTCACTTCCAAGTTTCAG TGGGCGGACAGAGGACCATCCTGATCTTCTCAAGTACTCCTGTCAAGTAGAATGCAG GGTGCGCCCTGTAAAGCCTGCTAGGATTTGGAGTCCAAGAACGGCAGAGCCACAGGAAAAATCTGACGGCAAGATTAACAGTTCTGGGTCTAACGTGGTAGCTGACTTGGATGCACAAAGCCAGAGCATTTCAGTCTTGTTGTCCAGGCCCATTTTCGCTCTTGAGTTCAGCTCCCTGAGGATGCACGTTGACGCTCCCAAGATCGTTGTTCCACACTGCAAGAAGAAGAAAGTAGGATACTCAAGCACTTAA
- the LOC8067092 gene encoding protein NEOXANTHIN-DEFICIENT 1 isoform X1: MAADKDKDKEKACAGYQHGPPWVFKGSALYQLHLVKASTARAFVPRDLRLVEAFGYTLGGMFLARYHDSPAGEFDELVVIAGIVWNPPTSCAWAARVLVNSIEACRHGRKEVGLPSHVATFSKNEAASLVDKPLVKPNSFLNMLGIGSTISKQGSGCEIEISETKGSSSRHLCNISLPLNAGSHKNHKWMGPAIRMSLPSFSGRTEDHPDLLKYSCQVECRVRPVKPARIWSPRTAEPQEKSDGKINSSGSNVVADLDAQSQSISVLLSRPIFALEFSSLRMHVDAPKIVVPHCKKKKVGYSST; the protein is encoded by the exons ATGGCGGCAGACAAGGACAAGGACAAGGAGAAGGCCTGCGCGGGGTACCAGCACGGGCCGCCATGGGTGTTCAAGGGCAG CGCACTGTACCAGCTGCATTTGGTGAAGGCGTCGACGGCGCGCGCCTTCGTGCCCCGGGACCTCCGCCTGGTGGAGGCCTTCGGCTACACGCTCGGCGGCATGTTCCTGGCGCGCTACCACGACAGCCCCGCCGGCGAGTTCGACGAG CTCGTGGTGATCGCCGGCATTGTGTGGAACCCGCCGACCTCCTGCGC GTGGGCTGCCAGGGTGCTGGTGAACAGCATCGAAGCCTGCCGGCACGGCCGCAAG GAGGTAGGACTACCAAGCCATGTTGCTACATTCTCAAAG AATGAAGCTGCTTCACTCGTGGATAAACCGTTGGTCAAACCAAACAGCTTCCTTAACATGCTAGGGATCGGGTCGACAATCTCCAAGCAAGGGAGTGGCTGTGAGATTGAGATTTCAGAGACCAAAGGCTCATCTAGTAGGCATTTGTGCAACATCAGCCTGCCACTTAACG CAGGATCACATAAGAACCACAAGTGGATGGGCCCAGCAATCAGAATGTCACTTCCAAGTTTCAG TGGGCGGACAGAGGACCATCCTGATCTTCTCAAGTACTCCTGTCAAGTAGAATGCAG GGTGCGCCCTGTAAAGCCTGCTAGGATTTGGAGTCCAAGAACGGCAGAGCCACAGGAAAAATCTGACGGCAAGATTAACAGTTCTGGGTCTAACGTGGTAGCTGACTTGGATGCACAAAGCCAGAGCATTTCAGTCTTGTTGTCCAGGCCCATTTTCGCTCTTGAGTTCAGCTCCCTGAGGATGCACGTTGACGCTCCCAAGATCGTTGTTCCACACTGCAAGAAGAAGAAAGTAGGATACTCAAGCACTTAA
- the LOC8067092 gene encoding protein NEOXANTHIN-DEFICIENT 1 isoform X4, which produces MAADKDKDKEKACAGYQHGPPWVFKGSALYQLHLVKASTARAFVPRDLRLVEAFGYTLGGMFLARYHDSPAGEFDELVVIAGIVWNPPTSCAWAARVLVNSIEACRHGRKEVGLPSHVATFSKNEAASLVDKPLVKPNSFLNMLGIGSTISKQGSGCEIEISETKGSSSRHLCNISLPLNGSHKNHKWMGPAIRMSLPSFRLVGGQRTILIFSSTPVK; this is translated from the exons ATGGCGGCAGACAAGGACAAGGACAAGGAGAAGGCCTGCGCGGGGTACCAGCACGGGCCGCCATGGGTGTTCAAGGGCAG CGCACTGTACCAGCTGCATTTGGTGAAGGCGTCGACGGCGCGCGCCTTCGTGCCCCGGGACCTCCGCCTGGTGGAGGCCTTCGGCTACACGCTCGGCGGCATGTTCCTGGCGCGCTACCACGACAGCCCCGCCGGCGAGTTCGACGAG CTCGTGGTGATCGCCGGCATTGTGTGGAACCCGCCGACCTCCTGCGC GTGGGCTGCCAGGGTGCTGGTGAACAGCATCGAAGCCTGCCGGCACGGCCGCAAG GAGGTAGGACTACCAAGCCATGTTGCTACATTCTCAAAG AATGAAGCTGCTTCACTCGTGGATAAACCGTTGGTCAAACCAAACAGCTTCCTTAACATGCTAGGGATCGGGTCGACAATCTCCAAGCAAGGGAGTGGCTGTGAGATTGAGATTTCAGAGACCAAAGGCTCATCTAGTAGGCATTTGTGCAACATCAGCCTGCCACTTAACG GATCACATAAGAACCACAAGTGGATGGGCCCAGCAATCAGAATGTCACTTCCAAGTTTCAGGTTAG TGGGCGGACAGAGGACCATCCTGATCTTCTCAAGTACTCCTGTCAAGTAG
- the LOC8067092 gene encoding protein NEOXANTHIN-DEFICIENT 1 isoform X3 has protein sequence MAADKDKDKEKACAGYQHGPPWVFKGSALYQLHLVKASTARAFVPRDLRLVEAFGYTLGGMFLARYHDSPAGEFDELVVIAGIVWNPPTSCAWAARVLVNSIEACRHGRKEVGLPSHVATFSKNEAASLVDKPLVKPNSFLNMLGIGSTISKQGSGCEIEISETKGSSSRHLCNISLPLNAGSHKNHKWMGPAIRMSLPSFRLVGGQRTILIFSSTPVK, from the exons ATGGCGGCAGACAAGGACAAGGACAAGGAGAAGGCCTGCGCGGGGTACCAGCACGGGCCGCCATGGGTGTTCAAGGGCAG CGCACTGTACCAGCTGCATTTGGTGAAGGCGTCGACGGCGCGCGCCTTCGTGCCCCGGGACCTCCGCCTGGTGGAGGCCTTCGGCTACACGCTCGGCGGCATGTTCCTGGCGCGCTACCACGACAGCCCCGCCGGCGAGTTCGACGAG CTCGTGGTGATCGCCGGCATTGTGTGGAACCCGCCGACCTCCTGCGC GTGGGCTGCCAGGGTGCTGGTGAACAGCATCGAAGCCTGCCGGCACGGCCGCAAG GAGGTAGGACTACCAAGCCATGTTGCTACATTCTCAAAG AATGAAGCTGCTTCACTCGTGGATAAACCGTTGGTCAAACCAAACAGCTTCCTTAACATGCTAGGGATCGGGTCGACAATCTCCAAGCAAGGGAGTGGCTGTGAGATTGAGATTTCAGAGACCAAAGGCTCATCTAGTAGGCATTTGTGCAACATCAGCCTGCCACTTAACG CAGGATCACATAAGAACCACAAGTGGATGGGCCCAGCAATCAGAATGTCACTTCCAAGTTTCAGGTTAG TGGGCGGACAGAGGACCATCCTGATCTTCTCAAGTACTCCTGTCAAGTAG